One Fusarium oxysporum f. sp. lycopersici 4287 chromosome 8, whole genome shotgun sequence genomic region harbors:
- a CDS encoding DNA polymerase zeta subunit codes for MDLFRVRLNCIDHYQATPSRYDPQLRNDIRPSQISKGPRVPVVRVFGSTETGQKVCAHIHGAFPYLYVEYEGGLSPDEVGAYIYRFHLSIDHALAVSYRRDQKGDSARFVARITLVKGVPFYGFHVGYRFFLKIYMFNPIVMTRLADLLQQGVIMKNKFQPYEAHLQYLLQFMTDFNLYGCDYLDASVTRFRSPVPEYEQRSSSLHKWHSRSISVDHITDETTLPRSSHCSIEVDICVQDIINRHKVKERPLHHDFTERTNPLPGDMKLVYSMAGLWKDETKRRKRKMQDPTEGSSPFPPEVLVSMSANARDSQPQGWLHEEEFRTEIQNLISEEKLSVDPEELTFETFAKPHPYEEHVNTTLESVEDLFPSKLAPALGLPFGMEAEQDLRSSIVVDEGKVRQVGEAHNDFYPEDSDEDAIAALVAIEKAAAKVSRGPTDQLPQEDLELAAALNINPDKFDKKTFWRSALGVCQSGLVTGELPDLPVNQELLDYAEDEGFIGRTEKAPTLTSSNLTQLKRPLDDLLSSQASNKRTRLNQLSMVDEDEMDLVPVPSTDANKNLASSFRGASILKGPPSLNKNTGSVLKGASGSNQKLNFPTVKDQNDPNTKLRLSQMSQKSASQQTDDGRHTKHVSFDPSGFLPAEAELPQMALSSSMKSSGGREEDESHESKIQRAMSRFASQQVYLVSSLPPSAAAVASSLKQYGLPDVIYQDAYYSREKDVPGRMREYAGKEFRLESNTLPFLPEFDPTGTAPANYGLKYETFDKTTAELRYERQRKKCSLRSWELTNPPPTYQEVEEWWAEKERRANATEGFKISSTPRQYQSQIDGPTPKNKHGFKYTPGKKSTSVQHEIQYMSTMSLEVHVNTRGKFVPNPEEDEVQCVFWAIKSDGTASGSQDSAGVQTGILLLSNDAEFTQRIQRQTNAEVIEENSELDLMVRMVEIVRNHDPDILTGYEVHGSSWGYLIERARLKYDYNLCDEFSRMKTESHGRFGKENDRWGFNTTSTIRVTGRHMVNVWRAMRGELNLLQYTMENVVWHLLHRRIPHYSWQSLTNWYKGGKHRELNRMLRYYQNRTKIDLEILDANELVSRTSEQARLLGVDFFSVFSRGSQFKVESIMFRIAKPENFLLVSPNRKQVGGQNALECLPLVMEPQSAFYNSPLLVLDFQSLYPSVMIAYNYCYSTFLGRVTDWRGMNKMGFTEYKRQKGLLALLEDYINIAPNGMMYAKTEIRKSLLAKMLTEILETRVMVKSGMKQDKDDKTLQQLLNNRQLALKLLANVTYGYTSASFSGRMPCSEIADSIVQTGRETLERAIAYIHSVEKWGAEVVYGDTDSLFIYLKGRTKDEAFDIGNEISKAITEMNPRPIKLKFEKVYHPCVLLAKKRYVGYKYESKDQVKPEFDAKGIETVRRDGTPAEQKIEEKALRLLFETADLSQVKDYFQKQCQKIMRNNVSVQDFCFAKEVRLGTYSDKGAPPAGALISTKRMLQDARAEPQYGERVPYVVITGAPGARLIDRCVAPEELLSNPHWQLDAEYYISKNLIPPLDRIFNLVGANVRQWYDEMPKVQRIYHATTLGKKKTTLESYMKSTNCLVCGLKFSQEDNALCPSCRKNVPSSLLTLQTRLTTEERRLQEVLSLCRSCSGLGPIEDVQCDSKDCPVFWTRMRQASKTKGQRNASQPVIQSLVDSVEKLSLEW; via the exons ATGGACTTGTTCCGGGTCAGACTCAATTGTATCGATCACTATCAAGCGACACCCTCGCGATATGACCCCCAGCTTCGTAACGACATTCGCCCCTCTCAGATATCCAAGGGACCCAGAGTTCCTGTTGTTCGCGTATTTGGGTCTACTGAAACGGGACAAAAAGTATGCGCCCATATTCACGGCGCATTTCCGTACTTGTACGTGGAATATGAAGGAGGCTTAAGTCCCGATGAAG TCGGTGCTTATATATATCGATTTCATCTGTCCATAGATCATGCGTTAGCAGTCAGCTATCGACGAGATCAGAAAGGTGACAGTGCAAGGTTCGTGGCAAGGATCACTCTTGTCAAGGGTGTCCCCTTCTATGGCTTTCACGTGGGATatcgcttcttcttgaagatttACATGTTCAATCCCATTGTCATGACGAGATTGGCggatcttcttcagcaagGCGTGATTATGAAGAACAAGTTTCAGCCATACGAAGCACACCTTCAGTACCTTCTTCAATTCATGACAGACTTCAACTTATATGGGTGTGATTATCTGGATGCATCCGTTACTCGGTTTCGATCTCCAGTTCCAGAATATGAACAGAGATCGAGTTCATTGCACAAATGGCACAGTCGATCAATCTCTGTTGATCACATTACCGACGAAACTACGCTTCCTCGAAGTAGCCACTGCTCGATAGAAGTGGATATATGTGTACAAGATATTATCAACCGACACAAGGTCAAGGAAAGGCCTCTCCATCATGACTTTACGGAAAGAACCAATCCCCTTCCCGGAGACATGAAGCTTGTCTACAGCATGGCTGGACTGTGGAAAGATGAGACGAAGAGACGCAAACGAAAGATGCAAGATCCGACTGAGGGCAGCAGTCCATTTCCACCAGAAGTCCTTGTGTCAATGTCAGCCAACGCTCGCGACTCTCAACCGCAAGGCTGGCTTCATGAGGAAGAATTCAGGACTGAGATCCAAAATCTCATCTCTGAAGAGAAGCTCAGTGTTGACCCGGAAGAGCTTACTTTTGAGACGTTTGCAAAGCCGCATCCATACGAAGAGCATGTTAATACTACTTTGGAGTCAGTTGAAGACCTTTTCCCATCGAAACTTGCACCAGCTTTAGGATTGCCCTTCGGTATGGAGGCGGAACAAGATCTACGAAGCAGTAttgtcgttgatgagggTAAAGTGCGTCAGGTTGGAGAGGCACACAATGACTTCTACCCTGAAGACTCTGATGAAGATGCCATTGCGGCGCTCGTAGCAATAGAGAAGGCTGCCGCAAAAGTTTCTCGCGGACCAACAGACCAACTACCACAAGAGGATCTTGAACTAGCGGCGgctctcaacatcaatcCCGACAAATTTGATAAAAAGACATTCTGGAGGTCGGCCCTTGGGGTCTGTCAAAGTGGCCTGGTGACTGGCGAACTTCCTGACCTCCCGGTGAACCAAGAGTTGCTTGATTATGCAGAGGACGAAGGGTTTATCGGACGGACGGAGAAAGCACCGACGCTCACCTCGTCTAATTTGACCCAGCTCAAGCGACCGCTCGATGATCTTCTATCATCCCAGGCATCGAACAAAAGGACAAGACTCAATCAACTGTCCATGgtagatgaagatgaaatgGACCTAGTTCCCGTTCCTTCAACAGACGCCAACAAAAATCTCGCCTCCTCCTTCAGAGGAGCTTCCATTCTTAAAGGTCCTCCATCGCTTAACAAAAACACCGGTTCTGTATTGAAAGGTGCTTCCGGCTCCAACCAAAAGCTAAATTTTCCTACCGTCAAAGATCAGAATGATCCGAACACCAAACTTCGTCTCAGCCAGATGAGCCAGAAGTCTGCTTCTCAGCAGACCGATGATGGCCGTCACACCAAGCATGTTTCGTTTGATCCCAGCGGTTTTCTCCCTGCTGAAGCGGAGTTGCCTCAAATGGCTTTGTCATCTTCCATGAAATCGTCTGGAGGAcgtgaagaagatgaaagTCATGAATCGAAAATCCAGAGAGCCATGAGTCGATTCGCCAGCCAGCAAGTATACTTGGTGTCTTCTCTACCCCCTTCTGCAGCCGCTGTGGCTTCCTCTTTGAAACAATACGGGCTTCCTGACGTGATCTATCAAGATGCTTATTACAGCAGGGAGAAGGATGTCCCTGGGCGGATGCGAGAATATGCTGGGAAGGAGTTTCGACTGGAGAGCAACACACTGCCTTTTCTACCCGAATTTGACCCAACAGGGACAGCTCCAGCCAACTACGGGCTCAAATATGAGACTTTTGACAAGACCACTGCAGAACTTCGGTATGAGcgacagaggaagaagtgCTCGCTGAGAAGTTGGGAGCTTACAAATCCACCGCCTACATATCAAGAAGTCGAGGAGTGGTGGGCAGAAAAGGAACGCAGAGCAAATGCAACGGAAGGGTTCAAAATATCATCGACTCCTAGGCAATATCAATCTCAGATCGATGGACCCACGCCAAAGAACAAGCACGGATTCAAGTACACCCCGGGCAAGAAATCAACCAGCGTCCAGCATGAGATTCAATACATGAGCACCATGAGCTTGGAGGTTCACGTAAATACCAGAGGAAAGTTTGTGCCCAATcctgaggaagatgaagttcAGTGTGTGTTCTGGGCGATCAAATCTGATGGAACTGCTTCCGGCAGCCAAGATTCAGCTGGTGTCCAAACAGGTATCCTGCTGTTGTCAAATGACGCCGAGTTTACTCAGCGTATCCAGCGACAGACCAATGCCGAGGTTATTGAAGAAAATTCTGAACTGGATCTCATGGTTCGAATGGTCGAAATCGTAAGGAACCATGATCCCGACATCCTTACCGGTTACGAAGTGCATGGCAGTTCCTGGGGCTACTTGATTGAGAGAGCACGACTGAAGTACGATTACAACCTCTGTGATGAGTTTTCCCGCATGAAGACAGAATCACACGGCAGGTTTGGCAAAGAGAACGATCGTTGGGGTTTCAATACCACATCCACTATTCGGGTTACCGGTCGACACATGGTTAATGTCTGGAGGGCAATGCGAGGAGAACTCAATCTTCTCCAATACACCATGGAGAATGTCGTCTGGCACCTGCTCCATCGAAGAATACCTCATTATTCTTGGCAGTCCTTGACAAATTGGTACAAGGGCGGAAAGCATAGAGAGCTCAACAGGATGTTGAGATACTACCAGAACCGCACAAAGATCGATCTTGAGATTCTCGACGCCAACGAACTGGTTTCGAGAACCAGCGAGCAGGCACGACTTCTGGGCGTGGACTTCTTCTCAGTCTTCTCCCGAGGATCGCAATTCAAGGTAGAGTCGATCATGTTCAGAATTGCCAAACCAGAGAACTTCCTACTTGTTTCACCGAATCGCAAGCAAGTTGGTGGCCAGAACGCTCTGGAATGTCTACCACTTGTCATGGAGCCACAGAGCGCTTTCTATAATAGTCCTCTTCTGGTTCTTGACTTCCAGAGTTTATACCCGAGTGTCATGATCGCTTACAACTACTGTTATTCAACCTTCTTGGGACGAGTCACCGACTGGAGGGGTATGAACAAAATGGGTTTTACTGAGTATAAGCGCCAGAAAggtcttcttgcccttctggAGGACTATATCAACATTGCTCCAAATGGTATGATGTATGCAAAGACAGAAATCCGCAAGTCACTTTTAGCCAAGATGCTGACTGAGATCCTGGAAACTCGAGTCATGGTGAAGAGTGGCATGAAGCAAGACAAGGATGATAAAACCCTGCAACAGCTTCTAAACAACAGACAGCTTGCTCTCAAACTGCTCGCCAACGTCACTTATGGTTACACTTCAGCGTCATTCTCCGGCCGTATGCCATGCTCCGAGATTGCGGACAGCATTGTACAAACCGGCAGAGAAACTCTTGAACGAGCGATTGCTTATATCCACTCTGTTGAGAAATGGGGCGCCGAAGTCGTCTATGGCGATACTGACAGTCTTTTCATCTATCTGAAGGGCCGAACAAAAGATGAGGCTTTCGATATCGGTAATGAGATTTCCAAGGCAATTACCGAAATGAACCCTCGACCCATCAAACTCAAATTTGAGAAAGTCTATCATCCCTGCGTTCTCCTCGCCAAGAAACGTTATGTCGGTTACAAATATGAGAGCAAAGATCAGGTGAAGCCCGAGTTCGATGCCAAGGGAATCGAGACTGTCCGTCGTGACGGTACACCCGCGGAGCAAAAGATCGAGGAAAAGGCCCTTCGTCTACTGTTCGAGACTGCGGATCTCAGTCAGGTCAAAGATTACTTCCAGAAGCAATGTCAGAAGATCATGCGCAACAATGTTTCGGTACAAGACTTTTGCTTTGCCAAAGAAGTGCGTCTGGGTACATACTCTGACAAAGGTGCACCACCTGCAGGAGCTCTCATCAGCACAAAACGTATGCTTCAAGATGCTCGCGCAGAACCGCAATATGGTGAGAGAGTTCCATACGTTGTTATCACTGGTGCTCCAGGAGCGCGACTCATTGACCGATGCGTTGCGCCCGAGGAGCTTCTGAGTAACCCTCACTGGCAGCTCGATGCCGAATACTATATCTCGAAGAATTTGATTCCTCCTCTGGACCGTATCTTCAACCTTGTGGGCGCAAACGTACGCCAGTGGTACGATGAGATGCCCAAAGTGCAGCGTATTTACCACGCAACTACGCTCggtaagaagaagacaaCGCTTGAATCCTACATGAAATCCACAAATTGTCTCGTGTGTGGTCTCAAGTTCTCTCAGGAAGACAATGCTCTTTGTCCATCCTGCCGCAAGAACGTTCCCTCATCTCTTCTTACACTCCAGACACGACTCACAACCGAGGAACGTCGTCTTCAAGAAGTACTCTCGCTCTGTCGCAGCTGTTCTGGCCTCGGACCTATTGAGGACGTTCAGTGTGATAGCAAGGATTGTCCTGTGTTTTGGACACGCATGAGGCAGGCTAGCAAGACGAAGGGACAGCGCAATGCAAGTCAACCTGTGATACAGTCGTTGGTGGACAGTGTGGAGAAACTGTCATTGgagtggtga
- a CDS encoding autophagy-like protein 3 has translation MNYIYSTVNTLRDRYTPVSHKSTFRQTGQITPEEFLAAGDYLVYKFPTWSWGDADSPEQRVSHLPPGKQFLVTRNVPCHRRLNDDFAGDAGHEEALVNDGDDFKGATGDDEDGWLRTGGLASSQPLKVKEVRTVDDSGNVGDREVVEDDDEIPDMEDEDDDEAIIRDSSADSKNSAHRTYTLYIMYSPYYRTPRLYLSGYLASGQPLPPNDMTEDIVGDYKDKTVTLEDFPFFANNIKMASVHPCKHASVMKTLLDRADAALRLRREKLRAGNSQTPSGMEGLVDEIGKLDVKGAQEAADKDEWEEVQETEIDDQEVAIRVDQYLVVFLKVRLSMLRGIVLRFLTLFLVHGQCDTWYRARFHHGCLIR, from the exons ATGAATTACATCTACTCCACAGTCAACACCCTACGGGATCGTTATACACCCGTCTCTCACAAGTCAACCTTCCGCCAGACCGGTCAAATCACACCAGAAGAGTTCCTCGCTGCGGGCGACTACCTTGTGTACAAGTTCCCGACCTGGTCTTGGGGCGATGCCGACTCTCCTGAGCAGCGAGTGAGCCATCTTCCTCCCGGAAAGCAGTTCCTCGTGACACGCAACGTTCCCTGCCACCGACGCCTAAACGACGACTTTGCGGGTGATGCAGGCCATGAGGAAGCTCTTGTGAACGATGGCGACGACTTCAAGGGCGCTACTGgcgacgacgaggatggtTGGCTGAGGACCGGTGGTCTGGCTAGTTCCCAGCCGCTGAAGGTCAAGGAGGTGAGGACGGTGGATGATTCCGGAAATGTCGGTGATCGAGAGGTtgtcgaggatgatgatgagatccCAGACatggaggatgaagacgacgatgaggctATCATCCGTGATTCTAGCGCCGATTCCAAGAACAG CGCTCACCGTACATACACTCTCTACATCATGTACTCCCCCTACTACCGAACACCCCGTCTGTATCTCTCAGGCTATCTTGCCAGCGGCCAGCCGCTCCCCCCTAACGACATGACAGAGGACATTGTCGGCGACTACAAGGACAAGACAGTGACACTTGAGGACTTCCCCTTCTTCGCCAACAATATTAAGATGGCTTCAGTACATCCTTGCAAGCACGCCTCAGTCATGAAGACACTACTCGACCGTGCCGACGCCGCTCTTCGCCTGCGTCGTGAGAAGCTTCGTGCCGGTAACAGCCAGACACCCTCTGGCATGGAAGGTCTGGTAGATGAGATTGGAAAGTTGGATGTTAAGGGCGCTCAGGAAGCAGCGGACAAGGATGAGTGGGAGGAGGTCCAGGAGACCGAGATCGATGATCAAGAGGTTGCTATCCGAGTGGATCAGTACCTAGTTGTGTTCCTCAAGGTGCGTCTATCCATGTTGCGTGGAATTGTTCTCCGTTTCCTAACCTTATTTCTAGTTCATGGCCAGTGTGACACCTGGTATCGAGCACGATTTCACCATGGGTGTCTAATCAGGTGA
- a CDS encoding autophagy-like protein 3, whose translation MNYIYSTVNTLRDRYTPVSHKSTFRQTGQITPEEFLAAGDYLVYKFPTWSWGDADSPEQRVSHLPPGKQFLVTRNVPCHRRLNDDFAGDAGHEEALVNDGDDFKGATGDDEDGWLRTGGLASSQPLKVKEVRTVDDSGNVGDREVVEDDDEIPDMEDEDDDEAIIRDSSADSKNSAHRTYTLYIMYSPYYRTPRLYLSGYLASGQPLPPNDMTEDIVGDYKDKTVTLEDFPFFANNIKMASVHPCKHASVMKTLLDRADAALRLRREKLRAGNSQTPSGMEGLVDEIGKLDVKGAQEAADKDEWEEVQETEIDDQEVAIRVDQYLVVFLKFMASVTPGIEHDFTMGV comes from the exons ATGAATTACATCTACTCCACAGTCAACACCCTACGGGATCGTTATACACCCGTCTCTCACAAGTCAACCTTCCGCCAGACCGGTCAAATCACACCAGAAGAGTTCCTCGCTGCGGGCGACTACCTTGTGTACAAGTTCCCGACCTGGTCTTGGGGCGATGCCGACTCTCCTGAGCAGCGAGTGAGCCATCTTCCTCCCGGAAAGCAGTTCCTCGTGACACGCAACGTTCCCTGCCACCGACGCCTAAACGACGACTTTGCGGGTGATGCAGGCCATGAGGAAGCTCTTGTGAACGATGGCGACGACTTCAAGGGCGCTACTGgcgacgacgaggatggtTGGCTGAGGACCGGTGGTCTGGCTAGTTCCCAGCCGCTGAAGGTCAAGGAGGTGAGGACGGTGGATGATTCCGGAAATGTCGGTGATCGAGAGGTtgtcgaggatgatgatgagatccCAGACatggaggatgaagacgacgatgaggctATCATCCGTGATTCTAGCGCCGATTCCAAGAACAG CGCTCACCGTACATACACTCTCTACATCATGTACTCCCCCTACTACCGAACACCCCGTCTGTATCTCTCAGGCTATCTTGCCAGCGGCCAGCCGCTCCCCCCTAACGACATGACAGAGGACATTGTCGGCGACTACAAGGACAAGACAGTGACACTTGAGGACTTCCCCTTCTTCGCCAACAATATTAAGATGGCTTCAGTACATCCTTGCAAGCACGCCTCAGTCATGAAGACACTACTCGACCGTGCCGACGCCGCTCTTCGCCTGCGTCGTGAGAAGCTTCGTGCCGGTAACAGCCAGACACCCTCTGGCATGGAAGGTCTGGTAGATGAGATTGGAAAGTTGGATGTTAAGGGCGCTCAGGAAGCAGCGGACAAGGATGAGTGGGAGGAGGTCCAGGAGACCGAGATCGATGATCAAGAGGTTGCTATCCGAGTGGATCAGTACCTAGTTGTGTTCCTCAAG TTCATGGCCAGTGTGACACCTGGTATCGAGCACGATTTCACCATGGGTGTCTAA